A region from the Achromobacter seleniivolatilans genome encodes:
- a CDS encoding ABC transporter ATP-binding protein: protein MLSAKDLKITFNAGTPIETRALCGLSLEIPSGQFVTVIGSNGAGKSTFLNAVSGDLPIDSGRIDINGVDVTKQPVWTRAGRVARVFQDPMAGTCEDLTIEENMALAQMRGARRGYSRAVKASMKQGFRERLSTLGLGLENRLTDRIGLLSGGQRQAVSLLMAALQPSRILLLDEHTAALDPRTADFVLKLTARIVAENQLTTMMVTHSMRQALDVGDRTVMLHQGQVVLDVSGDERRGMDVPDLLAMFERVRGEKISDDALLLG from the coding sequence ATGTTGTCCGCAAAAGATCTGAAAATTACGTTCAACGCCGGCACGCCGATTGAAACCCGTGCCTTGTGCGGCTTGTCGTTGGAAATCCCGTCGGGCCAATTCGTGACCGTGATCGGTTCCAATGGCGCTGGCAAGTCCACGTTTCTGAATGCCGTGTCGGGCGACCTGCCCATCGATTCGGGCCGTATCGACATCAATGGCGTGGATGTCACCAAGCAGCCCGTGTGGACGCGCGCAGGCCGTGTGGCTCGCGTGTTCCAGGACCCGATGGCTGGCACCTGCGAAGACCTGACCATCGAAGAGAACATGGCGCTGGCGCAGATGCGCGGCGCGCGCCGCGGCTACAGCCGGGCGGTCAAAGCTTCCATGAAGCAAGGTTTCCGCGAACGCCTGTCCACGTTGGGGCTGGGCTTGGAAAACCGGCTGACTGACCGCATTGGTCTGTTGTCTGGCGGTCAACGCCAGGCGGTCAGCTTGCTGATGGCCGCTCTGCAACCCTCGCGCATCCTGCTGCTGGACGAACACACTGCCGCGCTGGACCCGCGCACGGCGGATTTCGTCTTGAAGCTGACGGCGCGCATCGTGGCGGAAAACCAGCTGACGACCATGATGGTTACCCACAGCATGCGTCAGGCGCTGGACGTGGGCGACCGCACGGTCATGCTGCACCAAGGCCAAGTGGTGCTGGACGTGTCAGGCGATGAGCGCCGGGGCATGGACGTGCCGGATCTGCTGGCGATGTTCGAGCGCGTGCGTGGCGAGAAGATCTCCGACGACGCGCTGTTGCTGGGCTGA